Proteins encoded together in one Mycobacterium sp. MS1601 window:
- a CDS encoding MFS transporter has product MTETGGPNARRLTTAAEAQTNPWNALWAMLIGFFMILVDSTIVAVANPSIMENLSASYDAVIWVTSAYLLAYAVPLLVAGRLGDRFGPKNLYIVGLAVFTVASLWCGLSGSIGMLIAARVLQGIGAALLTPQTLSTITRIFPPQRRGVAMSVWGATAGVATLVGPLAGGVLVDHLGWQWIFIVNVPIGVLGIALAVWLIPVLPTTNRGFDLLGVALSGLGMFLIVFGLQEGQANSWAWWIWLMLIAGLAAMGGFVYWQAVNTNEPLIPLRIFADRNFSLANAGGAVIGFVITAFIVPLMFYAQAVCGLTPTQSALLTAPMAVTTGVLAPFVGRIVDRAHPSPIVGFGFSVLAIALTWLSIEMTPTTPIWRLVVPLMALGVATAFIFAPLAATATRNLPPDLAGAASGVYNATRQVGSVIGSAAIAAFMTARISAEMPGTGTGPPPGEGAVTELPAVLREPFAAALSQSLLLPAFIGLFGVVAAIFLLGSVRRAPVSTTARTEVIPAVVDKPDDEPEYDGYADDYDDDFADDAYIPVEFVRAPAVEKFERVSDVEPATDPLPVRATPSDPVQYWSSLIDEDVVVAGYGRDADYLDDLEPYDGVRPVSEIEPIDAPRYGRHSSSRGD; this is encoded by the coding sequence ATGACGGAAACCGGCGGGCCGAACGCCCGGAGGTTGACCACCGCTGCCGAGGCCCAGACCAACCCGTGGAACGCCCTGTGGGCCATGCTCATCGGGTTCTTCATGATCCTGGTCGACTCGACCATCGTCGCGGTCGCCAACCCCAGCATCATGGAGAACCTGTCCGCGAGCTATGACGCGGTGATCTGGGTGACCAGCGCGTATCTGCTGGCATACGCCGTCCCGCTGCTGGTTGCCGGTCGCCTCGGAGATCGGTTCGGCCCGAAGAACCTCTACATCGTCGGGTTGGCCGTCTTCACCGTCGCCTCCCTGTGGTGCGGGCTGTCCGGTTCCATCGGCATGTTGATCGCCGCCCGGGTGCTGCAGGGCATCGGTGCGGCGCTCCTGACGCCGCAGACGCTGTCCACCATCACCAGGATCTTCCCGCCGCAACGCCGTGGCGTGGCGATGAGCGTGTGGGGCGCCACTGCCGGTGTGGCCACGCTGGTGGGTCCGCTGGCCGGCGGTGTGCTGGTGGACCACCTCGGCTGGCAGTGGATCTTCATCGTCAACGTGCCGATCGGCGTGCTCGGTATCGCGCTGGCGGTGTGGCTGATTCCGGTGCTGCCCACCACCAACCGTGGCTTCGACCTGCTCGGGGTCGCGTTGTCGGGCCTCGGCATGTTCCTGATCGTGTTCGGTCTGCAGGAGGGGCAGGCCAACAGCTGGGCGTGGTGGATCTGGCTGATGCTCATCGCGGGGCTGGCGGCCATGGGTGGGTTCGTCTACTGGCAGGCGGTCAACACCAACGAGCCACTGATCCCGCTGCGCATCTTTGCTGACCGCAACTTCAGCCTGGCCAATGCCGGCGGCGCCGTCATCGGCTTCGTCATCACCGCGTTCATCGTGCCGCTGATGTTCTACGCGCAGGCGGTGTGCGGGCTCACCCCCACCCAGTCGGCATTGCTGACCGCGCCCATGGCGGTCACCACCGGTGTGCTGGCGCCGTTTGTCGGTCGCATCGTGGACCGGGCCCACCCGAGTCCGATCGTCGGTTTCGGATTTTCTGTGTTGGCGATCGCCCTGACCTGGCTGTCCATCGAGATGACGCCGACGACGCCGATCTGGCGGCTGGTGGTGCCGCTGATGGCGCTCGGGGTGGCGACGGCGTTCATCTTCGCGCCGCTGGCAGCCACGGCGACGCGCAACCTGCCGCCGGATCTTGCCGGTGCCGCTTCGGGTGTGTACAACGCCACCCGGCAGGTGGGGTCGGTGATCGGCAGTGCGGCCATCGCCGCGTTCATGACGGCCCGGATCAGCGCCGAGATGCCCGGCACCGGCACCGGACCGCCGCCGGGGGAGGGTGCCGTGACGGAGCTGCCCGCGGTCCTGCGGGAACCGTTTGCCGCGGCGTTGTCCCAGTCGCTGCTGTTGCCCGCGTTCATCGGTCTGTTCGGGGTGGTCGCCGCGATCTTCCTGCTCGGATCGGTGCGGCGAGCTCCGGTGTCGACGACCGCCCGCACCGAGGTGATTCCCGCGGTGGTCGACAAACCCGATGACGAGCCCGAATACGACGGCTACGCCGACGATTACGACGACGACTTCGCCGACGACGCCTATATCCCGGTCGAGTTCGTCCGCGCTCCCGCGGTCGAGAAGTTCGAGCGAGTCTCCGACGTCGAGCCGGCCACGGACCCGCTGCCGGTACGGGCGACCCCCAGTGACCCGGTGCAGTACTGGAGCTCGTTGATCGATGAGGACGTCGTCGTGGCGGGGTACGGGCGCGACGCCGACTATCTCGACGATCTCGAGCCGTATGACGGGGTTCGGCCGGTGTCGGAGATCGAACCGATCGACGCGCCACGCTACGGGCGGCACTCCAGCTCGCGCGGGGACTAA